GTGGCATGCCCGGCATGATGTAAGCCGCCTGTCGGTCTTTGCTGACGATCAACTTCCAACAACTGACAACAATCAACTCATAAATCGAAGAAAGAATCCACAATGCAACTCAACCCTCTCGATGATCGCGTCGTTGTCGAACCTGCTTCCGCCGAAGAAACCACCGCTGGCGGAATCGTGCTGCCAGGTGCCGCTCAAGAAAAACCACAACGCGGCACCGTGACCGCTGTTGGCCCAGGCCGTCTGCTCGATTCCGGCGATCGCGCCGCCGTCGCTGTGTCGGTCGGTGATGAAGTCCTTTTCGGAAAATACGGCGGCAACGACATCGAAATCGATGGCGTCGAATACAAGATTCTCCGTGAAAGCGACATCCTCGCGAAAATCGAAAAGTAGTCAGTTGTCGGTTGTCGGTTGTCCGTGGTTGGTTGTCCGTCGCTTTGTGATTTCACTTCGTGACGAACACCCACGGCTGACAACGGACCACTGGCAACACACCGAAGACAACTGACAACGGACCACTCACAACCAACAACCCAGGAGCCTTTCCGTGGCCAAACAACTTTTATTTGACGACCGCGCACGGCTGAAACTGCTGCGTGGCATCGATACCCTGGCCGACGCGGTTGCCTCGACGATGGGCCCAACCGGTCGGAACGTGATTATCGACAAATCCTTCGGCAACCCCGTTGTCACCAAAGACGGCGTGACCGTTTCGAAGGAAGTCGAACTCGAAGACCCTTATGAAAACATGGGGGCCAAGCTCGTTAACGAAGTCGCTCAGAAAACCAGCGATGTCGCCGGTGACGGAACGACCACCGCCACCGTCCTCGCTCGGGCGATCTTCGAAGAAGGCTTGCGAAGCTTGACGCTCGGTGCCAACCCGACCGTCGTGCGGCGTGGCATCGACAAAGCCGTTGCCGCGGCTGTCGAGAAGCTCGAAAGCATGGCACGTCACATCGACTCCACCGCTCAAGTCGCACAAGTTGCCGCAATTTCCGCGAACAACGACGGCGAAGTTGGTGGGCTCATCGCTGAAGCTATCGAGAAAGTCGGTCGTGACGGCGTGATCACCGTTGAAGAAGGCAAAGGCAACGAGACGACTCTCGACCTCGCCGACGGCATGCAGTTCGATAAAGGCTTCCTTTCGCCTTACTTCGTCAGCGATGCCGAAAACATGAGCTGTGAATTGGAAGACTGCTACATTCTGATTCACGAAAAGAAGATCAGCAACTTGCGTGAGTTCGTGCCGATCCTCGAGCAAGTCGCTCAAACCGGCAAACCGTTGTTGGTCATCGCCGAAGACCTCGAAGGCGAAGCCTTGACGGCGTTGGTCGTCAACAAACTTCGCGGCGTGTTCAACGTCTGTGCGGTGAAAGCTCCTGGTTTCGGTGAACGTCGTAAAGCCATGCTCGGCGACATCGCCACCCTGACCGGTGGCACGATGCTCAGCGAAGACTTGGGCATCAAGCTCGAAAACGTCAAGTTGGAGCACCTCGGTCAAGCTAAGAAGGTCGAAGTCACCAAAGACAACACGACCATCATTGAAGGTGCTGGCGATCAGGACAAAGTCCAATCCCGCATTGATCAAATCCGCAAGCACATCGCCGGAACTGACAGCGAGTACGATCGCGAAAAGTTCCAAGAACGCTTGGCGAAGCTGACCGGTGGCGTGGCGATCATTTCCGTCGGTGCTGCCACCGAAGCGGAAATGAAGCAAACCAAAGCCCGCATGGAAGACGCCCTGCACGCGACGCGAGCTGCCGTCGAAGAAGGTATTCTTCCCGGTGGTGGCACCGCTCTTCTCCGCTGCATCGAAGCGGTTAAGGGTGTCAAAGGTCGTGGCGACGAGAAGATCGGTATCCAGATCATCTCCCGCGCTTTGGAAGCTCCGATTCGTCAGATCGTCAGCAACAGCGGACGGGACGGTTCGGTGATCGCCGACGAAGTCAAGGAAATGGACACCAACACCGGCTTCGATGCGAACAGCGGCGAATACGTCGACATGTTCGAAGCAGGTATTATCGACCCCACCAAGGTCGTCAAAAATGCTCTGTCCAATGCGGCGAGCATCGCTGGTTTGATGCTGACGACCCAAGTCTGCGTCACCCGCACGGACGATCCCGATGGCGGCGAAAAAGCCAAAGTCGAAGGCGCAATCCGGTAATCCGTAAGGAGACACCGGTTTATAATAAGCCCCGGTTTCGTCCGCGAAGCCGGGGTTTCTTTTGGTCGAATTCCAAAGCCGTGGGCATCCCCCAGCTGACTGCGACCACGAGAAATTTTGAGGGTTCGCGTCATTGGCTGGAGTCAGTTTTGCCGGGATTCTGGCGTTTCCTCGGGTTGGGGAACCGCCTACACTTCGGGCACGCAGCGCGAATGAATTTTGAGGATAGACGGAAGTGACAAGCTCCATGCCAGCTCAACGATGTTATTACGAAGTGTTGTCCGTCACGAAGACCGCTTCGAATGACGAGATCAAACGTTCGTACAAGAAGCTTGCGGTCAAGTACCATCCCGACCGAAACAAAGGCGACGAAGCCGCCGCCGAGAAATTTAAGGAAGTGGCCGAAGCGTACGAAGTTCTCAGCGATCCGGAGAAGCGCGGTCGCTACGATCGCTTCGGACACGAAGGCGTCAAGGGAGCCGCCAGCGCGGGAGCCGGTTTCGGTGGTTTCGACGACGCTATGGATCTTTTCAGCCAACTCTTTGGCGGACAGATGGGCGGCGGAAGACGGCGTCGCGGAAGTGGCGGCGGACAACGCGGCAACAGTCTGCGTACGGTCGTGGAAATCGATCTGTTCGAAGCCGCAACGGGTTGCCAACGCGATCTGGAATTCACTCGCAAAGAAACCTGTCAAACCTGTAGCGGTAGTGGAGCCAAACCTGGCACAACTCCGGAAACTTGTGACTACTGCAACGGGCAAGGCCAGGTCGTGCAGCGTGCGGGAGCGGGGTTCTTCGGCTTTCAAATGGCGACCGAATGCCCGGCCTGTCACGGTAGCGGAAAAGTGGTTCGCGATAAATGTTCCGACTGTCGTGGCGACGGTCGGCAAGACAAACAGATTCAACAGACGCTCGAAATTCCCCCCGGTGTCGATAACGGCAATCGAATTTCACTCCGAGGCGAAGGTGACGCCGGTCCGAACGGCGGACCACGGGGCGATTTGCTTGTCGATGTCCGCGTGAAAGAACATCCGTTGTTCCAGCGCGAAGGCGATCACCTTACGTGTCGCGTGCCGATTCACTATTCGCAAGCAGTTCTCGGTGCGAACATCGACATTCCCGTCCTCGAAAGCGGCGGAAAACATTCGCTCGAAATTCCCGCCGGCACACAACCCGGTGAAGTGATTCGACTCCGCGGACAAGGCATGCCGGATGTGCATAGCGGCAGTCGGGGCGATCTGTTCGTGCAAATCCAATTGGAAGTGCCCAAGTCGGTCGATGGCCGTCATGAGGAACTCATTCGCGAACTCGCCGAGATCGAGAACACCAACGTCACCCCGCATCGCAAAAGCTTCTTTGAAAAAGTCCGCGAGTTCTTCTCGCCCGACGATGACGAGTAGCCCGCGAGGTCCCATTTGTCGTGAGTCGGTCAGGCGATCCCTGACGAATTCCGGGTCCGAAACGGATTGCATCAAATCCCTCCTGACCGACGAACCCAAATTTCACCATTTCATATTTGCAGTCAATAGCCATGAGTGAACCTGAACGCCAAAACGAACCGGAACCCACACCGGACGACGTGGAAGAAGTCTTCGAAGAACAACCGCCGACCGCCGAGGAGGAGCACGCGAATTCCGACGAGCCGGCCATCAACGCCGAGCAACTCGAAGCGTTGCGAACCGAACGCGATTCCAATCGTGACAAATGGTTGCGGGCGGAGGCGGAACTCGACAACTACCGCAAACGCTCGCAACGAGACGCTGACGAGATTCGCAAGTATCAGTCCATCGGCTTGGTGCGGGACTTACTTTCCGGACTGGACAACCTCCGGCGAGCCGAGGAAGCAGCGGCGAAGTCAAAGAACGTCGACGAACTGCTCAAAGGCATTTCGATGGTCTCGGTGCAGTTCGAGAACACGCTCAAATCGCATGGCATCGAGCGGATCGAAGCGGAAGGTCAGCAATTTGACCCGAACCTTCATGAAGCGGTCACGCAGATTCCATCCGAGCATCCGCCGATGACCGTCATCACGGATTACGAACCCGGCTACAAACTTCACGACCGCGTCATCCGCCCGAGTAAAGTTGTGGTCTCCAGTGGACCGGCGGATGGTAGTTAGGCCGTCGCCTGACGAATTCATTCTGTTTGAAACCGCCAATCTCAGGTTTAGCCTGACCTACTTCCTACCCCGTAAACTCAAGGGTTTCTTGAATGCCCACGTACGATTATCGCTGTGAAGCCTGCCAACACGAATGGGAGTTGTTTCAATCCATCACGGCCACCCCGGAAAAGAAATGCCCGGCGTGTAACAAGAAGAAAGCCCGCCGTGTGATCGGTCCGGGAGCCGGGATTCTGTTCAAAGGCTCGGGCTTCTACGAAACCGATTACCGCAGCGATAGCTACAAGAAAGCCGCCGCCGCCGACAAGAAATCGCAAAGCGAAGCCAGCAGTAAGAGCGAATCCAAATCGGACTCCGGCTCAAAAACCAGCAAGTCTTCGGATTAATTTCTCGTCGACCGATCACCGATCATCGGGTGCATCTTCAGTGACTCGGAAGATTTCGCATTTGTGGAAGACGCCCATTCGGAACCTTCCACGCGGAAACCTATCCTTAACGCCCCCGATGGTTGGATTTCATCATCGCCCGAACAAGTTCTTCAAGCCTTTGCCAAGTTCGTCTTGAAGTTTCTTCTCGGGAGATTCGCCGCCAAAAATCTGATCACGAACTTGTTCCTCGACCGCTCCACCGACTGCCGACTCTGCAAGTCGACGCGCCAGGTCTTGCATCACACGAGCATCGACAGTGGGTCGACTGAGCGTGCCACCAATCGGTAGTCCGATGACCTGCCCCTTCAGCGGGGCGAGCCATTTGTTTTTCTGAATCCAATCGTCCTGCACCGGGATTTCGGCGACGATGGCGAGCGAATCGTCCAGGAGCCCGACTCGCCCACTGGTTCGGATCGGCACATCGTCGATGGCCATCGTCAAACCGCGATGCGTCACAAAGCCTTCGGAGACGCGGAATTCAATGTTCTGCTTGGGCAGCGTGAGCAATGCTTTCTCCGGGTCGACAATTTGCCCGCCCGCACCACGATTGATGAGTGACTTCACCTGCTGCGCGACCTTGAACATCTCCGCCGCCACCGGACCGGGCCGCACACGCGCCTGCTCAATTGCCAAGACGCCAGCGGTGTTCATCCGCATGGGGTCGGCAAGCGGAACCTGACCGCCAGCCAGCCGCAACGAAAATTGCCCGTCCGCACGTGTGGAGTCCGCCAACATCGGAGCCACATACTTCAACCATTGCCCGCACATTTCTTGCGAAAGCACGACATTGTTGAGACCACTTCCGTTGTCGATTGTGGCAACCAACGGGTCGCGAAGCGGAAGCGTCGTGCCCAACGATGCCTGTCCCGTAGCCCCAACCGCGGAAACAATCGATTGATTGAGCGGACCAAGCCGCAAGGCACCGTTGGCAAGATTCGCGGTCAATTCCGATGCCCCACCTTGAAGTCCGTAGGCACTCACTCCATCCCAACCGATCGAAATGCGAGCGAGCAAATCCTTCGCCACATAGCCCTGCTCACCCGTGGGTGTGAATGCCGGTCCCCGGATGGCGAAGTCACGTGTTTGGCGTCCGGTGAATCGCACATCGTTGCCGATCCACGGTCGTAACCGTTCGCTGGCTGAATTCATGTCGCACGCGAATTGTCCTCTCAGATCGACAAGACACACCGTTGACGGTTGTTTGACCTCACCGACACAATTCAATTCAATCGGTCCGCCCAGCAACGTGAGTCGCTCGAAGACCGCATGATCACGGGCGGAGTCGTAAGTTCCTTTGCCTTGGCACGAAACCCGATTGTCAGCGAACAGTGGCGTCCGCGGATCTTGCGGATCGGTCACGACGGGATCTTCGATTTGCAAATCCCAATCGGCTTGCGTTCGCGACTCCGAAACGGCCAACTGAATCTTTCCGACAGCCGTGCCTTGGGTTTGATATGTCGGCGGCGTGTTGGGGTCTCGTAACCAGGACAACACGGTCGGCAAATCGCCACGGAAGTTGATGTTCCCGGCGATTGTCGTCGGTGCATTCGGTGCGAATCGGCCATCCAATCCGTCCACGCGAAGACTCAACGCGGGACTGGTCCAAACCAATTCGGAAGCCACTGCACGAGCCAACACAGATTGCCACTCGGCTTCCCCTCGGATGCGGACTTGTCGCTCGTTGAAGTTGATGCCCTCGGCACGAATCCAAAGCGGTGTGAAGTCGGCGATCAAATTTTTCGCCGCGACCCGAACCGGAGAGTATTCGACATCGACCGCGATCGCGGTTTGTCCTTGAATGGTCCAACCTTCGAGATCGACGATCGGTTTCAATCGAGTCGCCCATCGCCCGAGATCACCTTTCATTTCCGCCCGCAGCATCGCGGTGCCGGTGGTGAGGGGCCATTCGCACGCGGCGGTTTGGCGAATGTTGAGGTCATCGTCACCAGAGCGAACTTCAAAAGTCGCATTCTTGATCGACTGCGATTCGCCGACGGATAGATAATCTCCGGATGCAGTGATCGTCAGTTGGTCTTCGGTCCATGTTGGTTGACCGGGAATCGCCAGCGAGAAACCGTTGGCAATTGCCGCAGCGGCTGCTTGCCATTCGCCGGGATTGAGTTGCCGACACGTCAACCGCGATCGCACTTGCCCCGCCAACCGCATGTCTCCCAGATCGATAAATCGACCGGCTTCTTGTGTGAGACGATTCAAGTCGCATTCGGCTTCCAAGGTGGCATCGTCAATGTGCCCCTCGCCACGGAGTTTGAGGAAATCGGATTCGCAAAGAATTTCGTCGATTTGCGGACCGGTGTCCGTCATCCTCGCTTTGGCGTCGATCGCGAGCGGATGTTCCCAGACGATCTCCTGGCCATCGGCGTTGGCAACTAATCGCGAAGTCCCGAAACTGGCATTCCAAACGCGAACGCCGTCGCGGTCCTCCGGCTGAAGCGACGCGGACAACGTGCCCTCCGTAATTTCCAAACCCTCACGAAGCCGAACCGTTTGCGGCAGCATTTTCGCGAGCCGAGCCAAATCCACAATCGCCGACGCCGTGAGATCCGACTCGTTGAACGATTGCGTCAATTGATCGAGATTGGAAGACTCACCAGCACGATTGAGATCCACACCGCCTTGCACGTCGATTTTCGCCGCATCGGAATTCAACGTGAACTTCGCAATTTTCAGTTGTCCCGCATTCAATTCCAGGTCGGTTTCGGTGGCGAAGAACTCGGCTCGCAATTGCTCCTCGCCAAACCATGCAGGGTTACCGATCGCGAGTTGCGTGGCGTTGAGTCGACCATTGGTTTTAAGTTGCAACTCCCCGTCAGCTTCCTGCCAATCGAGCTTCAGATCACTCACCAACACACCACCAAGTTGCAACTCGGCAAGAAACCGCCGCAGAGGTTTGGTCAGCGTGCCAAGTCGCAAATCTTGAGTCTTCAACGCCAGATCGCCTTGCCCGATGCCCAAAGTTTCGTCTTCGATTGGCAGTGTCCACGAAAGTTCGGTGTCGAACTGACCGGCGGTGCCAGGGCTGTCGGGTGAGCCGATTTTCGAGGCGACTTTTGCGACGAGCGGTGCCGTTAGTTCGTAGGGTTGCACGAACTCGACAGCCAACTCCGACAGCCAAACCGACTCGGCCGTCTCACCGTCCACGACGGAAACCGTGCCTTCGTTGACAACGACATCAAACGACATCGGTGCGTCGCTACTTTCGGCGGCGATCATTTTGGCCAATGTGTCTTCGAGGTTGCTGCCGTCCTCGTGGAGTCGAACATCGATGTGCGGTCGAGTCAGCGTCCACCGCCCCAATCGCGACGCATCCAACGCGAGTTCCCAGAGTTTCTTGCTACTCTCGACCTGTGGCACGGTCAGCAGTGGTTCATCTTCGGTGTCGTATCCGGTCACGTCGTACAGGACAACCGGCGCAAACCAACTGAGGGATGCTCCCCCGGTTTCGATGTTCCCGGAGTAGTCCGCGAAGATCGTGGGAAGAATGTGTTGTCGGAGTTCCGTCTTCGCCACGATCATCGGTGCGACGAACACGAACGCCACCAGCAGCACGCTGGAAACGAACACGAACCGCACAAATTTTCGGAAACGAGACGGTCGAGGCGTATCGGTATCCGTACCGGGAACGCCAGCATTCGAGGGAACCGCAACCACGGCATCACCCGCTGATTTGAGAGACGAAGAAGTGAGATTGAGAAATCGCGAGATCGGATTTCGGTTGTCTGTATCTGCGGAGGACACGAAGAAGCTTCGTGCTTCGTCGTCACCACGAAACAGAACCCGAACCGATCAAGTTTCAGTTTTTAACAGAGAGGATAGAACGGCCTGAGTGCAGCCGTTCGCGCGGGATGATACTCAGGAATGGAAAAGTGAACAAGACCGAAACCGTTTCATCCGAACGGATGAAATGCCAGACTAAATGTGTCCGCGACGGCTTGGTTGGTCACCTGGCGATCGTGCATGTTCACCGCGGCCGCGATGCCCGGCGTTTGTGTGGCGGCGGTTTCCAGACCGTCGTTGGCGATGCGGAGCACGTACGGAAACGTCACGTTGCACAACGCGTACGTGCTGGTCCGACCGACGGCACCGGGCATGTTCGTCACGCAGTAATGAACGATGCTGTCGACAATGTAGGTCGGCTCGGCGTGTGTGGTTGGTCGCGTGGTTTCAATGCATCCGCCCTGATCGACGGCCACATCAATGATCACCGCACCGGGTTTCATCAGTTTCAAATCCGCTTTGGAAACCAACTTCGGTGCCCGTGCGCCAGGAATGAGGACGGCTCCGATGACGAGGTCGGCCAACTGAAGTTGTTCGCGGATGTTGTGACGATCAGAAAACAACGTGTTCACGTTCGCGGGCATGATGTCTTCGAGATACCGTAGCCGATCGACGTTGATATCGAGAATCGCCACATCCGCCTGAAACCCGGCGGCAATCTGAGCGGCGTTCTTGCCGACGACTCCGCCGCCGAGAATCACAATATGGGCCGGCGGCACACCGGGCACACCGCCGAGCAAAATTCCGCGGCCTTCCTGCGGACGCTCCAAGAACTTGGCTCCTTCTTGGATACTCATTCGCCCGGCGACTTCGCTCATCGGCGTGAGCAACGGCAAATCACCGCTCGGTCCCCGCAGAGTTTCGTAGGCGATGGCCGTGACACCGGTGTCCAAAACGCTGCGAGTCAGGACTTCATCCGCAGCGAAATGGAAATACGTGAACAGCATTTGATCAGCCCGCAACATTGGCCATTCCGACGGCTGCGGCTCTTTGACTTTCACTACGAGTTCCGCATTGGCGAACACCTCTTCGGCGGTCTCGACGATTTCCGCACCGTTTTCCACGTACAATTGGTCCGCAATGCCGCTCCCCAGACCGGCTCCCTTTTGAACCAACACACGATGCCCGGCCGCCGTCAGTTCTTCCACACCGACCGGCAACAATGCCACACGGTACTCGTCTTGTTTGATCTCGCTGGGGACACCGACGATCATGGTGATGAACTTTCGAAGAAAAAATGGTCCGATTCCACGTCTGAAACGTAGAGTAATTCTAGAGCCCGTTTCGATGATGTGTACCGCTGAAGAACGGGAATCCATCAGCCGAAACACAGCCAATCGTCAGGCGGTCTCGAACATCATTCGTCGGAACGGTTGGTATTGCAACATCCTTCTCAAATCACCATATCAACGCCAATCAATCCGCAAGGGCTACTGGGAAATCAGACATGAGCAAAGAATACACCATTCGCCGCAAGGTCTTCACACTCTTCGGCGCGAAGTTTCACATCTACAATTCCGCCGGTGACCTGATTGGTTTCAGCAAGCAGAAGGCGTTCAAACTCAAGGAAGACATTCGGATTTACACCGACGAAACCATGAGCGACGAACGCTTGCTGATTTCCGCCCGTAGCGTGATCGACTTCTCAGCGGCCTACGATGTGATCGACAGCCGGACGAATGAAACCGTGGGCACGTTGCAGCGGAAAGGGTTTAGTTCGATGTTCCGCGACAGTTGGGAAGTCATGGATGAAGACGGACATCCCGCGGGGAAGATTCAGGAAGACAGCGCGTTCTATGCGTTTATCCGGCGGTTCGGCATGAACTTCCTACCGCAAGCCTTTCACATGGACGATATCGACGGTCACGAAGTTGCACATTTCCGCACGCACTTCAATCCGTTCATCCACAAGATGACGGTCAGCGTTCATGACGATGCTTCGGTGCCGCCCATGTTGGTATTGGCTGCGGGGATCTTAATGGTCGCAATCGAGGGACGCCAACAGTAGCCGCGTCCCTCGAAACCGATGTCGTTCAACCGGTGGTGATTTTCTCGTACGCTTCACCTTCGTTGAGGGTGGGGCGTTCGGGTCGGCCTTTGTAATGGTAGACGACTTCCATGTGATGCAGACCCAGCAAGTGCAGAATCGTCGCATGGAGATCGTGCACGTGCAGACGATCTTCGATCGCATGAAGACCAAGTTCGTCGGTCGCTCCGATGGTCTGACCGCCTTTCACACCACCACCGGCCATCCACATCGTGAATCCGGTGGTATTGTGATCGCGACCGTTGCCCTTCTCGCTCATCGGTGTGCGGCCGAATTCGCCGCCCCAGATCACAAGCGTGTCATCGAGCATGCCGCGTTGTTTGAGATCGGTCAGGAGTGCGGCAACGGGTTTGTCGCTCTCGGCACAGCGGTCGGCGTGGTTCCGTTCGATGTTGGAGTGGGCGTCCCACTTACTACCGGAACCGTGATAAAGTTGCACGAATCGCACGCCGCGTTCGACCAATCGTCGAGCAAGCAGACAGTTCCGACCGAAAGCAGCGGTTTTCTTTTCGTTCAAGCCGTAAAGGTCCTGGGTCTCTTTGGTTTCCGCAGTCAAGTCGATGGCCGACGGAGCCGTCGCTTGCATCCGGAACGCTAATTCATACGCGGCGATTCGGGCATCCAATTCGGTTTGGAATCCCCGTGGTTGGGCGTGCTGACTGTTGAGTTGGTTCAGAAAGTCCAACTTCGACGTCTGACGCCGATCCGAAACGCCCTTCGGAGCCGATAGGTTCGGAATCGGGCTGCCCGACGGCGAAAGATGGGTGCCCTGATAAACCGCCGGCATGAAACCGGTGCCCCAGTTTCGCGGACCGTTCGTTGGTTTGGTCGCGGAATCGGTCATCACCACAAATGCCGGTAGTGATTGGTTCTCCGTACCAAGACCATAACTGACCCACGCACCGAGACTCGGTCGCCCGGCGACCGGCGTGCCGGTATTCATCTGGCAAACACCGCCCGAGTGGTTGATGCCATCGGTCCAACACGAACGAATCACGGCAATGTCGTCGACACACTTCGCGGTCTCGGGCAGCCAATCCGAGACCCAAGTGCCGGATTCCCCGTGCTGCTTCCATTTCCGTTTGGAACCGAGCAACGGGGCGTTGTACTCGCCCATCGGTGTGATGACCTCACCGAAACTGTCCGGCAGTTGTTGACCGGCCAACTCGTTGAGTTTCGGCTTCGGATCAAACGTGTCCATCTGGCTGGGACCGCCCTCCATGAACAGAAAGATCACGTTCTTTGCGGTCGGCTGAAAGTGCGTCTGCTTTGGAGCGTATGGCGAAGTGCTCGCGGAGGCTTGTTCCGATTGCAGCAGATGAGCCAGGGCAATCGAACCAAAACCCGTACCGCCCTTGAGCAGGAATTCACGGCGAGAGGAGTAACGCGGAATATGAGGCATGGCAGTAGGATCCCATTGTTCGACATCGACGTATCTAGACAATCTTAAACGATCCCGAGACGTTTGTCGCGGTAGAAATCTGCATCGGCGTTAGATCAGGAGGCAAATTGATGAATCATGACCACTGGAAAACTTTCGACGTCAACGCTCTGCAAACGCGAATTGACGCCGGTTGGCAGCCGAAGTACCTGTTCTTCTGGGGACACACCCCGAACGGTGATCAACCGGTCGGAAAATGGTGTTTCAGCCAATGGTGGGAAGTACCGTTCATCGTTGACGAGGAAACCTACCAAACCGCCGAACACTACATGATGGCGGAAAAGGCCCGTTTGTTCG
This region of Thalassoroseus pseudoceratinae genomic DNA includes:
- a CDS encoding FmdB family zinc ribbon protein; its protein translation is MPTYDYRCEACQHEWELFQSITATPEKKCPACNKKKARRVIGPGAGILFKGSGFYETDYRSDSYKKAAAADKKSQSEASSKSESKSDSGSKTSKSSD
- the dnaJ gene encoding molecular chaperone DnaJ — protein: MPAQRCYYEVLSVTKTASNDEIKRSYKKLAVKYHPDRNKGDEAAAEKFKEVAEAYEVLSDPEKRGRYDRFGHEGVKGAASAGAGFGGFDDAMDLFSQLFGGQMGGGRRRRGSGGGQRGNSLRTVVEIDLFEAATGCQRDLEFTRKETCQTCSGSGAKPGTTPETCDYCNGQGQVVQRAGAGFFGFQMATECPACHGSGKVVRDKCSDCRGDGRQDKQIQQTLEIPPGVDNGNRISLRGEGDAGPNGGPRGDLLVDVRVKEHPLFQREGDHLTCRVPIHYSQAVLGANIDIPVLESGGKHSLEIPAGTQPGEVIRLRGQGMPDVHSGSRGDLFVQIQLEVPKSVDGRHEELIRELAEIENTNVTPHRKSFFEKVREFFSPDDDE
- a CDS encoding AsmA-like C-terminal region-containing protein, yielding MSSADTDNRNPISRFLNLTSSSLKSAGDAVVAVPSNAGVPGTDTDTPRPSRFRKFVRFVFVSSVLLVAFVFVAPMIVAKTELRQHILPTIFADYSGNIETGGASLSWFAPVVLYDVTGYDTEDEPLLTVPQVESSKKLWELALDASRLGRWTLTRPHIDVRLHEDGSNLEDTLAKMIAAESSDAPMSFDVVVNEGTVSVVDGETAESVWLSELAVEFVQPYELTAPLVAKVASKIGSPDSPGTAGQFDTELSWTLPIEDETLGIGQGDLALKTQDLRLGTLTKPLRRFLAELQLGGVLVSDLKLDWQEADGELQLKTNGRLNATQLAIGNPAWFGEEQLRAEFFATETDLELNAGQLKIAKFTLNSDAAKIDVQGGVDLNRAGESSNLDQLTQSFNESDLTASAIVDLARLAKMLPQTVRLREGLEITEGTLSASLQPEDRDGVRVWNASFGTSRLVANADGQEIVWEHPLAIDAKARMTDTGPQIDEILCESDFLKLRGEGHIDDATLEAECDLNRLTQEAGRFIDLGDMRLAGQVRSRLTCRQLNPGEWQAAAAAIANGFSLAIPGQPTWTEDQLTITASGDYLSVGESQSIKNATFEVRSGDDDLNIRQTAACEWPLTTGTAMLRAEMKGDLGRWATRLKPIVDLEGWTIQGQTAIAVDVEYSPVRVAAKNLIADFTPLWIRAEGINFNERQVRIRGEAEWQSVLARAVASELVWTSPALSLRVDGLDGRFAPNAPTTIAGNINFRGDLPTVLSWLRDPNTPPTYQTQGTAVGKIQLAVSESRTQADWDLQIEDPVVTDPQDPRTPLFADNRVSCQGKGTYDSARDHAVFERLTLLGGPIELNCVGEVKQPSTVCLVDLRGQFACDMNSASERLRPWIGNDVRFTGRQTRDFAIRGPAFTPTGEQGYVAKDLLARISIGWDGVSAYGLQGGASELTANLANGALRLGPLNQSIVSAVGATGQASLGTTLPLRDPLVATIDNGSGLNNVVLSQEMCGQWLKYVAPMLADSTRADGQFSLRLAGGQVPLADPMRMNTAGVLAIEQARVRPGPVAAEMFKVAQQVKSLINRGAGGQIVDPEKALLTLPKQNIEFRVSEGFVTHRGLTMAIDDVPIRTSGRVGLLDDSLAIVAEIPVQDDWIQKNKWLAPLKGQVIGLPIGGTLSRPTVDARVMQDLARRLAESAVGGAVEEQVRDQIFGGESPEKKLQDELGKGLKNLFGR
- the grpE gene encoding nucleotide exchange factor GrpE — translated: MSEPERQNEPEPTPDDVEEVFEEQPPTAEEEHANSDEPAINAEQLEALRTERDSNRDKWLRAEAELDNYRKRSQRDADEIRKYQSIGLVRDLLSGLDNLRRAEEAAAKSKNVDELLKGISMVSVQFENTLKSHGIERIEAEGQQFDPNLHEAVTQIPSEHPPMTVITDYEPGYKLHDRVIRPSKVVVSSGPADGS
- a CDS encoding co-chaperone GroES, with the translated sequence MQLNPLDDRVVVEPASAEETTAGGIVLPGAAQEKPQRGTVTAVGPGRLLDSGDRAAVAVSVGDEVLFGKYGGNDIEIDGVEYKILRESDILAKIEK
- the groL gene encoding chaperonin GroEL (60 kDa chaperone family; promotes refolding of misfolded polypeptides especially under stressful conditions; forms two stacked rings of heptamers to form a barrel-shaped 14mer; ends can be capped by GroES; misfolded proteins enter the barrel where they are refolded when GroES binds), whose translation is MAKQLLFDDRARLKLLRGIDTLADAVASTMGPTGRNVIIDKSFGNPVVTKDGVTVSKEVELEDPYENMGAKLVNEVAQKTSDVAGDGTTTATVLARAIFEEGLRSLTLGANPTVVRRGIDKAVAAAVEKLESMARHIDSTAQVAQVAAISANNDGEVGGLIAEAIEKVGRDGVITVEEGKGNETTLDLADGMQFDKGFLSPYFVSDAENMSCELEDCYILIHEKKISNLREFVPILEQVAQTGKPLLVIAEDLEGEALTALVVNKLRGVFNVCAVKAPGFGERRKAMLGDIATLTGGTMLSEDLGIKLENVKLEHLGQAKKVEVTKDNTTIIEGAGDQDKVQSRIDQIRKHIAGTDSEYDREKFQERLAKLTGGVAIISVGAATEAEMKQTKARMEDALHATRAAVEEGILPGGGTALLRCIEAVKGVKGRGDEKIGIQIISRALEAPIRQIVSNSGRDGSVIADEVKEMDTNTGFDANSGEYVDMFEAGIIDPTKVVKNALSNAASIAGLMLTTQVCVTRTDDPDGGEKAKVEGAIR
- the ald gene encoding alanine dehydrogenase, with translation MIVGVPSEIKQDEYRVALLPVGVEELTAAGHRVLVQKGAGLGSGIADQLYVENGAEIVETAEEVFANAELVVKVKEPQPSEWPMLRADQMLFTYFHFAADEVLTRSVLDTGVTAIAYETLRGPSGDLPLLTPMSEVAGRMSIQEGAKFLERPQEGRGILLGGVPGVPPAHIVILGGGVVGKNAAQIAAGFQADVAILDINVDRLRYLEDIMPANVNTLFSDRHNIREQLQLADLVIGAVLIPGARAPKLVSKADLKLMKPGAVIIDVAVDQGGCIETTRPTTHAEPTYIVDSIVHYCVTNMPGAVGRTSTYALCNVTFPYVLRIANDGLETAATQTPGIAAAVNMHDRQVTNQAVADTFSLAFHPFG